The genome window CGACCACTACCGCTCTGGTACTATCTAAGCCGGTTGCTTTTCGTGTTCTCAACAAAGAACAAGGTGGTTTCGGCGAGGAAAGCAAAAGGCTCTAAAAATCGTACCAGGGCGGGATTCCTCGAAAAAGTTCGATGGGCTGGTTCAGAAGCTCGTCACGGCTGGCTTCTACCAGCGATATAACCTGTGGTGGGCAGCTCTCCACGCATGCCCCGCACCCTGTGCAGGCCGACACATTGAGCTTTAGCACGTACTCGTCACCCCCGGTGGCATCGCGCTCGCGCTCAACAGCTTTAGTGGGGCAAACATTAGTACAAACCGGACACAGCGTGCAGCCTTCTTTCACAGCAATGCGTGGCCATAGAACAGCCTGGGCTCGATAAGCAGCAAGCCTGCGCAGTCGTAGCTCGGCTGGCAGTTCCCCGCGCTTGTCTTCATAGGGTTCCGACGGCGGTAGAGGAAGGTTGGGCACCAACTCAGCCGCCGACCGCTTGGCCCCGCCAAACATAGCCCCGAAGAATTCCCGACGGCCCACCTCGGCTCCCCGCAACGCCTCCTGCTGCAGATGAACCTTTAGTTCGGGGAAATACCGCTTGGCTTCCTCTGCTGCCCATCGCACGCGCTCGGGAACCGTAGGGCCTCCAATCTTACAACTCTCGCATGCGCCATGGGCCAAGGTGAGTGTGCCATAAAGCGAGGCTGCCTCAGCCAAAACCCCTGGGGTTAACTGCCCCAAGCAGTGAACCTCATCGCCTGCGCCCGGGGCTTTAGAGCATCGAATCTGACCACGGCCCCGGTGCAATTTCTCTTGAATGGGGCCGAGGGGAAACTCGAGGGCTACACCTGGGCAAACGGCAGTACAAAGGCCGCAGCTTGTGCACTTCACCTCGTCAACCTCGACAGCAAAGCTCTGAAGGTTGATGGCCTCATGGGGGCAGACCTGCTGGCACTTATCGCACCCCCCCACGCTGTTGCGCTCGAGTAGACACCGAGGCCCCGTATACTCCGGCGTGGGGTCGGTTAATTTTAGGAAAGCTCCTATCAGGTTATCGAGTAGTCCCACAATTAACAGCCTACAGCGAACGGGGCAAGCCTAGAACTCGAGGCTTCCCTATTCGGCAGGGATAGCCACAGGCCTCGAGGCCGCCTTCGGCATCAGATCATCAATAGCCTGCATGAACTGCTCAAACTGAGTAAAGTCGAGTTGCTGCTCGTTATCGGAGAGGGCTACCTTGGGGTTTGGGTGTACCTCGATATGAACGCCATCCAGACCTGCCGCCAAGGCCGCTCGAGCCAACGGAGCCAACAAGTCACGTCGCCCAGCCGCATGGGTCACATCAACAATCACCGGTAGGTGCGTGAGCTGCTTCGCCAGTATGGCCGCCGACAGATCAAGGGTGTTGCGGGTCCATTTCTCGTAGGTGCGGATGCCTCGCTCACACAAAATAACCTGGGCATTACCCTGCGATAGTATGTATTCGGCGCTGTAGAACCACTCTTCAATGGTCTGGGCAAAGCCTCGCTTAAGGAGCACTGGCTTGTTGGCCTTACCTACCTCGCGCAACAGGGCGAAATTTTGAGCATTACGGGTGCCCACCTGCAGGATATCGGCGTACTGGGCCACCAATTCAACATCGCGGGTATCCATGACCTCGGTCACAAAGACCATGCCGTGGGCATCAGCGGCCTTACGCCCAATTTGCAGCGCGGGCTCTCCCATTCCCTGAAAGCCGTAAGGCGATGTGCGGGGTTTGTACGCGCCTCCGCGCAAAACCTTGATGCCGTGGCCGGCTAAAAACTTGGCCGTAGCAATCATCTGCTCTTCCGACTCGATGGAGCAGGGCCCGGCCACCAGCACCTTGCCTTGGCCAAAAACGACATCCCCTACCCTAACCGTGGTGTCTTCAGGTTTTACCTGGCGCGAATAAAGGAACTTTTGTTTGTCTTGTTGCTCCTCGAGGTCGAGTGAGGCCTTAAAAATTTCCTTGAATAGCCGCTTGATGGTCTCGGCCGGATACGGGCCGGGGTTCTCCTGGGTTAGGTAGGCCAGCAT of Meiothermus sp. contains these proteins:
- a CDS encoding bifunctional 3-deoxy-7-phosphoheptulonate synthase/chorismate mutase; amino-acid sequence: MDQRILELRKEIDRINRELLRLLSERGRLVSEIGRVQTELGLAHYDPRREEEMLAYLTQENPGPYPAETIKRLFKEIFKASLDLEEQQDKQKFLYSRQVKPEDTTVRVGDVVFGQGKVLVAGPCSIESEEQMIATAKFLAGHGIKVLRGGAYKPRTSPYGFQGMGEPALQIGRKAADAHGMVFVTEVMDTRDVELVAQYADILQVGTRNAQNFALLREVGKANKPVLLKRGFAQTIEEWFYSAEYILSQGNAQVILCERGIRTYEKWTRNTLDLSAAILAKQLTHLPVIVDVTHAAGRRDLLAPLARAALAAGLDGVHIEVHPNPKVALSDNEQQLDFTQFEQFMQAIDDLMPKAASRPVAIPAE
- a CDS encoding 4Fe-4S dicluster domain-containing protein translates to MGLLDNLIGAFLKLTDPTPEYTGPRCLLERNSVGGCDKCQQVCPHEAINLQSFAVEVDEVKCTSCGLCTAVCPGVALEFPLGPIQEKLHRGRGQIRCSKAPGAGDEVHCLGQLTPGVLAEAASLYGTLTLAHGACESCKIGGPTVPERVRWAAEEAKRYFPELKVHLQQEALRGAEVGRREFFGAMFGGAKRSAAELVPNLPLPPSEPYEDKRGELPAELRLRRLAAYRAQAVLWPRIAVKEGCTLCPVCTNVCPTKAVERERDATGGDEYVLKLNVSACTGCGACVESCPPQVISLVEASRDELLNQPIELFRGIPPWYDF